A portion of the Mauremys reevesii isolate NIE-2019 linkage group 18, ASM1616193v1, whole genome shotgun sequence genome contains these proteins:
- the ALKBH2 gene encoding DNA oxidative demethylase ALKBH2 has product MDKFLVKRPSSGKNKQEPLEMKGGELDCMRDGGEKKRPRSEMPGADESFVHSPWRQIRAEGLNCDYKILFRKTEADKIFQELEKEVEYFEGDLTKVQVFGKWHSIPRKQVTYGDPELTYTYSGVTFPPKLWIPVLNRIRERITLATGHTFNFVLINRYKDGCDHIGEHRDDETELVPRSPIASVSFGACRDFFFRHGASRGKNASCHIEPVKLQLAHGSLLMMNYPTNVYWYHSLPTRKKVLAPRINLTFRKVMALPKK; this is encoded by the exons ATGGATAAGTTCTTGGTCAAAAGGCCTTCCTCAGGCAAGAACAAACAAGAACCCTTGGAGATGAAGGGAGGAGAGCTGGATTGTATGAGAgatgggggagagaagaaaaggcCCCGGTCAGAAATGCCAGGTGCAGATGAGTCCTTTGTGCATTCTCCGTGGAGGCAAATCCGGGCTGAGGGTCTGAACTGCGATTACAAGATCCTGTTCCGCAAAACTGAGGCTGACAAGATTTTCCAGGAGCTGGAAAAGGAAGTGGAGTATTTTGAAG GTGATCTTACCAAAGTGCAAGTGTTTGGCAAATGGCACAGCATCCCAAGGAAGCAGGTGACATATGGAGATCCTGAGTTAACATACACTTACTCAGGTGTTACCTTTCCTCCTAAGCTATGGATTCCAGTTCTCAACCGTATCAGAGAGCGCATCACCCTGGCCACTGGACACACTTTTAATTTTGTTCTTATTAACAG ATATAAAGATGGCTGTGATCACATAGGCGAACATCGAGATGATGAGACAGAATTGGTTCCACGGAGTCCCATTGCGTCAGTGTCCTTTGGAGCCTGCAGGGACTTTTTCTTCAGGCATGGTGCTTCCCGAGGGAAAAACGCCTCATGCCACATTGAGCCAGTCaagctgcagctggcccatggcagttTACTAATGATGAACTACCCCACCAATGTGTACTGGTATCACAGCTTGCCCACCCGCAAAAAGGTGCTAGCCCCAAGAATCAACCTGACATTTCGGAAAGTGATGGCTTTACCAAAAAAATGA